A portion of the Burkholderia sp. GAS332 genome contains these proteins:
- a CDS encoding beta-glucosidase, which yields MANDASAVFDTLSPAFSNGSLTDPFTPPADSSLWRKNFLLGAATASYQIEGAVNEDGRLRSIWDTFSATPGKVLAGDTGAVACDHYHRWEADVEMLASLGLEGYRLSIAWPRVMDAAGLPNRKGLDFYKRLLNRLKEKGITTSVTLYHWDLPQHLEDRGGWLNRDTAYRFADYADLMSRELAGTVDAWATLNEPWCSAYLGYGNGHHAPGLANDRFATQAMHHLLLAHGLAIPVLRANDPASQKGIVANIGRGTANSDSATDQRAAHLFEVQHNAWILDPLLKGAYPQDLFELWPGTEPLVLDGDMQTISAPLDFLGINYYFRTNVASDGAHGFRDVPLEGVERTQMGWEVYPDGLRDLLTGFKRTYHNLPPIYITENGMASDDKVIDGHVDDTQRISFLKRHLAAVDQAIKAGVDIRGYFLWSLMDNFEWAFGYERRFGVVHIDYSTQKRTVKRSAELVAKFLKERKARV from the coding sequence GTGGCAAACGACGCATCCGCTGTATTCGACACCCTATCCCCAGCGTTTTCCAACGGTTCGCTCACCGACCCCTTCACCCCGCCCGCGGACTCGTCGCTGTGGCGCAAGAACTTCCTGCTTGGCGCCGCCACGGCTTCGTATCAGATCGAAGGTGCGGTGAATGAAGACGGCCGCCTGCGGTCGATCTGGGACACTTTCTCCGCGACGCCCGGCAAGGTGCTGGCCGGCGACACCGGCGCCGTTGCCTGCGATCACTATCATCGCTGGGAAGCGGACGTCGAGATGCTGGCCTCGCTCGGCCTCGAAGGTTATCGGCTCTCGATCGCATGGCCACGTGTCATGGACGCGGCAGGCCTGCCCAATCGCAAAGGGCTCGATTTCTACAAGCGGCTCCTGAACCGCCTCAAAGAGAAGGGCATCACGACCTCCGTAACGCTCTATCACTGGGACTTGCCGCAGCATCTGGAAGACCGCGGCGGCTGGCTCAATCGCGACACCGCTTACCGTTTCGCCGACTACGCCGACCTGATGAGCCGCGAACTGGCCGGCACGGTCGACGCATGGGCGACGCTCAACGAGCCGTGGTGCTCGGCGTATCTCGGCTACGGGAACGGGCATCACGCGCCGGGCCTCGCCAACGACCGCTTTGCGACGCAGGCGATGCATCACCTATTGCTCGCGCACGGCCTCGCGATTCCAGTATTGCGCGCCAACGATCCGGCTTCACAGAAAGGTATCGTCGCCAACATTGGCCGCGGCACGGCTAATAGCGACAGCGCGACCGATCAGCGTGCGGCGCATCTGTTCGAAGTCCAGCACAACGCGTGGATTCTTGATCCCTTGCTCAAGGGCGCGTATCCGCAAGACCTGTTCGAGTTGTGGCCGGGCACCGAGCCGCTGGTGCTCGACGGCGACATGCAAACCATTTCCGCGCCGCTCGATTTCCTCGGCATCAACTATTACTTCCGCACCAACGTCGCGAGTGACGGCGCGCATGGATTCCGGGACGTGCCGCTCGAAGGTGTCGAGCGCACGCAGATGGGCTGGGAGGTGTATCCCGATGGTTTGCGCGATCTGCTGACCGGTTTCAAGCGTACGTATCACAACCTGCCGCCGATCTACATCACCGAAAACGGCATGGCCTCGGACGACAAGGTGATCGACGGCCACGTCGACGATACGCAGCGCATCTCGTTCCTTAAGCGCCATCTCGCGGCGGTCGATCAGGCGATCAAGGCCGGCGTGGATATTCGCGGCTATTTTCTGTGGTCGCTGATGGATAACTTCGAGTGGGCGTTTGGGTATGAGCGTCGCTTTGGTGTCGTACATATCGACTACAGTACGCAGAAGCGCACGGTCAAACGTAGCGCGGAGTTAGTGGCGAAATTTTTGAAGGAGCGTAAAGCACGGGTTTAA